The following nucleotide sequence is from Paraburkholderia flava.
AATGTTCCTGCGCGACAACCATCACGACAGCGATTTCTCCGCGTTCATGAGCGTGTGGTTTTTCGAAGAGCAGAAGCATTCGCTGGTGCTGATGGAATATCTGCGCCGCTTCAAGCCGGAACTCGTGCCGACCGAAGAAGAGCTGCACGCGGTGCGCTTCGAATTCGATCCGGCGCCGCCGCTCGAAACGCTGATGCTCCACTTCTGCGGTGAAATCCGCCTGAACCACTGGTATCGCCGTGCGGCAGAATGGCACACCGAGCCGGTCATCAAACAGATCTACGAAACCATCTCGCGTGACGAAGCGCGTCACGGCGGCGCGTATCTGCGCTATATGAAGAAGGCGCTCGTCAATTGCGGCGACGTTGCACGTGCGGCGTTCGCGAAGATCGGCGTGCTGATGGCATCCGCGCGCCGCACCGAAAAGCCGCTGCACCCGACCAACCTGCACGTGAACCAGGCGCTGTTCCCGCGCGACACGATTCAGTCGCGTCTGCCGGATCCCGAGTGGCTCGAGCGCTGGCTCGACGAACAGATCCGTTTCGACGACGGCTGGGAAAAGAAGGTGATCGAGCGCATTCTGCACAACCTGTCGATCCTGTTCGAGCGCACGTTCAGCACCGCGCAGGAACTGAACCGCTATCGCAAGGAAGTGGTGCAGCGTCTGCAGGCGGAGCAGGGCACGGCGCAGCAGCCGGCCTGAGCGCCACCTCACTTCGCCGCGCTCCCGCTACGCAACCGAAAGCAAAACGGCCCGACAGGCGTATAACCTGCCGGGCCGTTTTTTTATCTCGATAATCTTCGCTGTTCAATCGATTTGCCCGATCCCATGTCCGTCCATTTCGAACGCAAGCTCACGACCCGCGACGCGCTCGCGCAACGCCGTCCGTCGCTGACGGGGCCGGTGGTGTTCACCAACGGCGTCTTCGACATCCTGCATCGCGGGCACGTCACGTACCTCGCGGATGCGAAGGCGCTCGGCGCGTGTCTGATCGTCGGCGTGAACAGCGATGCGTCGGTGCGGATGCTCGGCAAGGGCGACGACCGGCCGATCAACACCGACGCCGACCGCATGGCGCTGCTCGCGGCGCTGGAGAGTGTCGACTGGGTGGTGCGTTTCGACGAGAAGACTCCCGTCGAACTGATCGAAGCACTGCGTCCGGACGTGCTCGTGAAAGGTGGCGACTACGACATGGATGCGCTGCCGGAATCGGCGCTGGTGCGTAGCTGGGGCGGTCGCGCGCTGGCGATTCCGTTCGAGCACGATCGCTCGACGACTGCGCTTTTGAAGAAGGTTCGGGCGCAGAACTAACGCGCCGCGATCGTCCTACTGCGCCAGCGCCGACGCAGCAATCGCCGGTTCGGGCGCCGGCCCACCTACCACTGCCTGATCTGCGGCATCCGCCGCCGACAGCGGACGCACCTGCAGCGTCTCCGGACGGATCTGCCGGTTCAGATGATTCGGCTCGCGTGCGCCGGCTGACGGCAGCGGTCCGAAGACGCCGCGCATCGCGACGAACGCGAGCATGTTGGCGAGAAACAGAATGGCGATCAGCCAGCGCAGCATGGTCGAGGTCTCCGTCGAGGGGATGAGGCTGCGTTCATTGTGAATGTGCGTGGCTGTCGGCGGCGATCAACGCGAGTCCCGACAGCACGAGCGTGTCGTGTCGCGTGTACGGCACCTGCAACGCACGGGCGACTTCATCGGCCGCGCCGCCACCGACCACCAGCCGCACCGGCACCTGCCACGCCGCCTGCAGGTCGCGCCAGTTTCGTTCGATCAGTCCAGCTTGCGCGAGCATGCAACCCGCCGACAGCGAACGTGGCGTATCGACCGCAAAAGCAGTCGCAGTAGCAGTCGCAGCGGAGCCGAGCAACCCACGCGCCGCATGCGCATCGAGCGTCGGCAACTGCGCGGTGTGTTCGCCGAGCGAGCGCATCATCAGCGTCCAGCCCGGCGCAATCAGACCGCCCGTGAACGTGCCGTCTGCGCGCAGCGCTTCGAGCGTCGTCGCGGTGCCGAACGTCGCGATCAGCAGAGGCTCGCCGGGGAAGGCCGCATGCGCGCCGATCAGACCGGCCCAGCGATCGCTGCCGAGCGCGGACGGCGTCGTGTATGAATTGGTCACGCCGCATTGGCGGTCAGTCGCGCGGATCGTCGTGCGCGGCAGGCCCGGCCAGCGTGCGTCGAGCAGCGCGTCGATGTGTCGCGCGACCGTCTCGCCCGCGACGTTCGATATCCATGCGCCGATCGGTGTCGGTAGCGTCGACCAGTCGGCAGGAGAAGCGACAGAAGCAGAAGAATGCGCAAACGCGCCGCTATGCGTCTGCGTCCCATCAGCCTGCGCAAGCGCCCATTTCACCCGACTGTTGCCCGCATCGATCAGCAGGAACGGCGCGCCGCTCATGCAGCACCTGCGAGCCGCAACGACACATCGCCGGTCGCAATCGTCTCGCGACCGCTCGCCGTATCGAGCAACAACTGGCCGCTTTCGTCGACACCGGCTGCGATGCCACGCGCCACTTCCACCCCTTGTTCGATCAGCACCACATCGCGCCCTGCGTACGCGTGGCAGCCGTTCCAGCGCTGCCGGAACGGCGCGAAGCCTTCGGCGCCAAAACGCTGCAGCGCGGGTTCGAGCGCGTTCAGTTCGGCCGCGAGCGTATCGGTGAGATTGGCTGTGGGCAGCGCGCGCGACAACGCCGTTGGCGCTGCTCCGCGAGCCTGCGCGGGCACGTTGGCCTGCTGCGCGCCGATCTTTTCGGCGAGCGCATCGGCGCCCTTCACGTTGGTGCCGATACCGATCACCACGGCGCTCGCGTCGGCGGTACTCCACGCGGTTTCGATCAGGATGCCGGCCAGCTTGTCGCCTTCGAACAGCACGTCGTTCGGCCACTTCAGCGCGATCTGGCCGGGCCCGGAGCCGGTGAGCGGCAGCGAGCGCAGCCCGTCGACGAGCGCGACACCGACCGCGAGGCTCAGGCCCGCCAGCCCTTCGAGCGGTCGCGGCAGCACGCACGCGACCGAAAACAGCAGCGCATTGCCGGGCTCGGCATACCACGGACGGCCGCGTCGTCCGCGGCCCGCGGTCTGCAGGTACGCGACGCGCACGATCGGCCGTGCGAGCGCGCCGGCCTTGCGCGGCAGCGCCTTGACGCGGGCCATCAGGTCGGCGTTGGTCGAGCCGGTCTCTTCGACGATTTCGATCGGCCAGTCCTGCGCATGCGCGCCGAACAGCGCGACAGCGCGGGCCCGGTCGATGCGCCAGTCGTCGGCGGGGGCGGCGCCGGTGGAGGTGCGAGGGTCGTTCATGGGGGCTATTGTAGCGACAGGGGTAGCGGCAAGGGGCGACGACCGGCGATGCGGGTGCACGAGCACGGTTCCGACACCCATGGTTCGTTACAATGGCCGCTCACGCATAACCCGATCTCCGCGCGCCTTGAACTTCGACACTCCGCCCGGCCTCGACATCTCCGCGGGCAACCAGGGCAAGATCGTCCGGCTCTCCGGCCAGTGGACGGCGCTCGCACTCGCGCGCGACCGTCAGCAGGGCCGCGTGATGCCGCGCCTGCGCGCGCTCGTCGGTGCCAAAGAGCGGGTCACGCAATGGGATCTGTCGCGGGTCGAGCGGCTCGATCACGTCGGCGGCCAGGCGCTGTGGCGCGTGTGGGGCCATCAGCTGCCGGCCGAACTCGCCGCGCTGAACGACACGCAGCGCGACATCTTCGAGCGCATCGCGCTACTCGACGCAGGCCGCGAGCCGGCCGACGCCGTCCCGCACGTCGATCCATTCACGCGCCTCGGCCTGTCGATCTTCGCGTTCTTCGATCACCTGTACGCCGGCATCGCGATGTTCGGCCGCGTGATCCTCGATCTGCTGTCGATCGCGCGCAATCCAAAGCTCACGCCGTGGACCGAGATTTCCGCGAACGTCTACAACGCAGGCACCCAGGCACTGCCGATCACCGCGCTCGTCGCGTTCCTGATCGGCATCGTGCTGAGCTATCTGTCCGCGCAGCAGTTGCGGCTGTTCGGCGCGAACCAGTACATCGTGAACATTCTCGGGCTGTCGGTGATCCGCGAACTCGGGCCGGTGCTGTCGGCGATTCTCGTCGCGGGGCGTTCGGGCTCGGCGATCACCGCGCAGATCGGCGTGATGCGCGTCACCGAAGAACTCGACGCGATGCGCGTGATGGGCATCCCGCACGGGCTGCGGCTGATCCTGCCGCGCGTCGTCGCGCTCGGCGTCGCGATGCCGCTGCTCGTGATGTGGACCAACATCATCGCGCTCGCGGGCGGCGCGCTCGCGGCGAAGATCGTACTCGGCATCGACCTGTCGTATTTCGCGCGTGCGCTGCCGGGCGTGGTCCCGGTCGCGAATCTGTGGATCGGGCTCGGCAAGGGCGTCGCGTTCGGCATGCTGATCGCGATCGTCGGCTGCCATTTCGGTTTCCGGATCAAGGCGAATTCGCAGAGCCTCGGCGAGGGCACGACGACGTCGGTGGTGACATCGATTACCGTCGTGATTCTCGCGGACGCCGTGTTCGCGATCCTGTTCCAGAACGTGGGGCTCGGATGATCGCGCCGCTCACTACCGCCGTGCGCGGCCAGCCGCTGCCCGAGATCGCCGAACCGGTGATCGAGGTACACGACATCACGAAGCGCTACGGGCGCAACATCGTCCATCAGCACCTGAACCTCGAGGTGCGGCGCGGCGAGATCGTGTCGATCGTCGGCGGCTCGGGGTCGGGCAAGACGACGCTGGTGCGGCAGATCCTCGGGCTCGAGCGGCCGTCGTCGGGCACGATCCGCGTACTCGGCGAAGACTGGTCGACGATGGACGAGGACACCGCGCACCTGATGCGCAGCCGCTCCGGCATGCTGTTCCAGCACGGCGCGCTGTTCTCGTCGCTGTCGGTGTTCGACAACGTCGCGCAGCCGTTGCGCGAGCTCGGCAAGATCCCCGACGACCTGCTGCGCGACATCGTGATGCTCAAGCTGGAGATGGTCGGATTGCCGTGCAAGAACGCGTCGAAGATGCCGGCCGCGCTGTCGGGCGGGATGATCAAGCGGGTCGGCATCGCGCGCGCCATTGCGCTGGAACCCGAGCTGCTGTTTCTCGACGAACCGACCGCCGGGCTCGATCCGCAGGCATCGGACGAATTCGTCGAGCTGATCGGCACGCTGCATCGCGCGCTCGGTCTGACGGTGGTGATGGTGACGCACGATCTCGATACGATGGTCGCGCTGTCGACCCGCGTCGCGGTGCTCGCCGATCGCAAGGTGCTCGTCGCCGCGCCGGTCGAGGAAGCGGCGAACGTCGATCACCCTTTTATCCGCGAATATTTTCTGGGGCTGCGCGGTCGTCGCGCGCTGCAGGCGTTGCCGCCCGAGCGTCGCGCGAAGTTGCCGGCCGTCGCGCTCGAACCGGCTTCATCCGAATTGCCGCTGTAAAACAGGAGTTGTCGCTGTGAACCAGGGAACCTGACCATGGAAAATAAATCGCATGCCTTCTGGGCCGGTCTCTTTACGGTAGGCCTGCTGGTCGCGATCGCGCTGGCGGCGTTCCTGTTCAACGTCGACCGTTCGGTGCGCGTGCCGTACGACCTGATCGCGCGCACCAACGTGACGGGGCTCTACACCGATGCCGCCGTGCGTTATCGCGGGCTCGACGTCGGCAAGGTGCAGTCGATCCATTTCGATCGCTCGCACCCGGGGCAGATCGTGATCCGGATCATGGTCGACACCCACGCGCCGATCACGCGTTCGACGTTCGGTAGTCTCGGCTTCCAGGGCGTGACGGGGATCGCGTTCATCCAGCTCGACGACACGGGCCACGATCCGGAGCCGCTGCCTTCGTCGCTGAAGAGCGTCGCGCAGCTGCCGATGCATCCGGGTCTGCTCGATCAGTTGCAGGAGCGCGGCGACGTGCTGCTGCGGCAACTGGAGAAAGTGGCCGGCGACGTCGACGCGCTGCTCTCCGACGACATGAGAAAGCAACTGTTCGCGACGGCGGCGAGCCTGCAACACGCAGCCGATGGCGTGACGACGCTGTCGCAGCAGATGGGCCCGACGGTCGGCAAGCTGCCCGCGACGCTGAACCAGCTGGACAGCACGCTCGCATCGACCAACCAGTTGATCACGAGCCTGAACCGGCCCGATGGCCCGTTCGAGATGAATCTGAACAAGGTCGGCACGGCGGCGCAGCAGGCGGGCGTCGCGCTGGGCGCGATGGACTCGACGCTGCAGGAGCTGTCGGCGCGCGTGAGCTACGACACGCTGCCGCGCGTCAATGCGTTGTCCGAGGACGTGCGGTCGGCGGCGCGCTCGGTAGACAAGGCCGCCGACTCGTTCAGCAGCAACCCGCGCAGCGTGCTGTTCGGCGCGCCGCGCTCGGCGCCTGGCCCCGGCGAACCCGGGTTCGCGTGGCCCGGCGCCGCGACGAAATGATTTCATAGGATCTTTGCGATGCCACGCATCTTTTATCGTTCGTTCAAGTCAGGTGGTTTTCTCGCTGTCGTGCTGACCGCAGCGTTGCTCACGGGCTGCGGAACGCCCGCCGCGATCTCCGATTTCCGCTACGACCTCGGCCCCGGTCCGGCATTGCCGCCGGCATCGGTCGCGTCGTTGCCGACCGTCAAGGTGCTCGACGTCGGCGCACCCGAGACGCTCGATTCGGACCGCCTTGTCTATCGCCTCGGTTACGCGGACAAGCAGCGGCTCGCGTCGTATGCGAACAGCCACTGGACGATGGCACCCGCGCAACTGCTCACGCAACGCCTGCGCAGCGCGCTGTCGTCGCGCGGTACGGTGCTCACCGGTGCGGACGGCGTACGTGCGCCGGTGCTGAAGGTCGACCTCCAGGAGTTCGAGCAGGTGTTCGACGGTCAGTCGGAGAGTCACGGTGCGGTCACCGCGCGTGCGACGCTGATCCAGAGCGGCAAGGTGATCGGCCAGCATACGTTCGTCGCGCGCGCGCCGGCGAGTTCGCCGGACGCAGCGGGCGGCGCGGCGGCGCTCGCCGCCGCGAGCAACGATCTGATCGGACAGGTCGTCGCGTGGCTCGGTGTGCAGCCGCTGGTCGCGTCGCAGTGACATGCAGCGCGATGAGTGCGCTGTTGTCGTGAGCGTCTGGCGATGACGCGCGTGCCGTATCGTCCGCAGAGCGCGCGATGAGCGACAAGCCCTGGCAGCGCCGTCCGTCGGCGCTCGCTCGACAGGCGCTGTGGCTGTACGCGGCGCTGATCGTCTATGGATCGTGGTATCCGTTCTCCGGCTGGCGCTCGCTCGGCCTCGGTCCGTTCGACTACCTGAACGACCCGCTCCCGCAATACCTGACCGCCTTCGACGTCGTCACGAACGTGCTCGGCTACATGCCGTTCGGCGCGCTGTGCGTGCTGGCGGTGTATCCGCGTCGACGCGGCGCGTCGGCGATTGCGATCGCGTTCGTGCTGGGTGCGTTGCTGTCGTCGGTGATGGAGGCGGTGCAGACCTATCTGCCGACGCGTGTCGCGTCGAATCTCGATCTCTCCGCGAATGCGCTCGGCGCGTTGCTCGGCGCCGCGCTGATGTCGCCCGCGACCGGCGCGCTGCTCGATCGCGGCGCGTTGCGTCGGCTGCGCTTTCTGTGGCTCGAACGCGATGCGGCGGCGCTCGTCGGGCTCACCGCGCTGTGGCCGTTCGCGACGATGTTTCCCGCGCCGTTGCTGTTCGGTCTCGGCGACTGGCCGCGCACGCTGTGGCTGCGTTTCGATTCGACGATGCAGGACGCGCTGCTCGCCTGGGCGCCCGTGACATGGCACGTCGCGTCGTGGCCCGCCGCGCTCGGCGCCGCGTTGCCCGACGACGCGTGGGAAGCCATCGTCACCGCGCTGAACCTGTTCGCCGCGTGCGCGCTCGCGTCGCTGCCGATCCGTCCGCGCGCGCCGCGTATCCGGCTGCTGCTCGCGCTCGTCGTGCTGACGCTGTTCGTGAAGGCCGGCGCGACGTTCCTGCAGTCGCAATCCGGTCTCGCATTCGACTGGGCGACGCCTGGCGCACTCGCGGGTCTCGCGATCGGTACGGTCGTGGGGCTGTGTTCGCTCGTGCTGCCGGCCGCATGGCGCGCGACGCTCGCGGCGGCTGCGCTCGCGGTGTCGCTGGTGTGCGTAAATCTGCTGCCGGTGAATCCGTACTTCGACGTCGTGCTCGCCGACTGGCGCCAGGGTCGCTATCTGCATTTCAACGGACTCGCGCGCTGGCTCGCGTGGACGTGGCCGTATGCGATGCTGGTGTGGCTCGCGTTCTCGGCCGAGCGTGCGTGGCTCACGCGGCAGCGCGCCGCGCGTTGAACATGTTGGACATGCAGCCGCAACGCTGCGGCTGTCCGGCGCGCTCGTTATAATCGACTGGACAATCGAACGGCGCAGAGCGCAGACGATCGCAAGCCTTCCGCAAGCACGCTTCGGGAGCGACGACCGTACCGCGACACGTTGCCGCGCCATCCCCCACACTGACTCCGGCGTTCGCGCCCGCCCATCATGGATTCGTTCTTCAAGTATCACGTGTTCTTCTGCCTGAACCAGCGCGATCCCGGTGCCGAGCGGCCGAGTTGCGCGAACTGCAATTCGCAGGCGATGCAGGAGTACGCGAAAAAACGCGTGAAGCAACTCGGTCTCGCGGGGCTGGGCCAGGTGCGCATCAACAAGTCGGGGTGCCTCGACCGTTGCGAGGAAGGGCCGACGATCGTCGTGTATCCGGAGGGCACGTGGTACACGTACGTCGACGAAAGCGACATCGACGAGATCGTCGACTCGCATCTTGCGAACGGCAAGATCGTCGAACGGCTGTTGATTGATCGCTGACCGATTATTAGAGACCGCATGAACGTTCACACGCAGAAATTCCTGATCGACGGGCCGGTCGGCAAGATCGAGGTCGCACTCGATCTGCCCGACGCGGTTCGCGACAACGACAACGCCGCCGCGCCGCGCGGCATCGCGCTCGTTGCGCATCCGCATCCGCTGTTCGGCGGTTCGATGGACAACAAGGTCGCGCAGACGCTTGCACGCACGCTGGTGCAGCTCGGCTACGTCACGTACCGGTCGAATTTTCGCGGCGTCGGCGAGACGCAGGGCGAACACGACGCCGGCCACGGCGAACGTGACGATCTGCTCGCGCTGCTCGACTACATGCGCGCGCAGCCGGGCCAGGCCGAGTTGCCGCTCGTACTCGCGGGCTTTTCGTTCGGCACGTTCGTCGTGTCGCACGTCGCGAAGCAGTTGCTCGACGCGGGCAAGTCAATCGAAAGAATCGTGATGGTCGGCACGGCGGCGAGCCGTTGGGACGTCGTGCCCGTGCCGGAAAACACACTCGTGATTCACGGCGAGAACGACGATACGGTGCCCGTACAATCGGTGTTCGACTGGGCACGGCCGCAGGAACTGCCGGTCATCGTGATCCCCGGCGCCGAACACTTTCTGCATCGCAAGCTGCACATCCTCAAGCGCATCATCGTCGACGCCTGGCGCTGATTCCTGCCTGTCCGCACGACGTGTCGCGCGACTTTTACGCGACACGTACGCGCTTTTCTCGCGATCGGCGAAAAGCGGCCTGCACGCGACGCGTATAATGAGCGCTCTTTTTTGGGGCGCAGCGCCGCCCGTCCGATCGATTGCGTCGCGCCAGGTCATCGTGCGTCGTGCGTAACATCGGGCACCCGGCGCGTGCGCGAACCGATCGCGTGGCCGCAAGTCCAATGAGCGCTGTACCGCGCGCTGTACTATTTTCGCGGCGAGGCGCTCGCCGGCCGGCTCTTCCCATTCATGCACCGCGTGTACGTCCGTGTGCACGACGCACTTTTCTGCCCGAATCGATCCTATGCGTTTTTCCACTGCTGGTTTCCCGTCACTCTCCTCCTCATCCGTTAGCCGCGTAGTGACGCTCGGCGTGCTGGTTCCGGCGCTGCTCGTTACGAGCACGGCGTTCGCGGCGAAGACCACCTCGGCTGCAAAAGCTGCCGAAGCCAAGGTCGCTGCGGTTCCTGCGGCACCCGTCACGACCACAGGTGGCCAGTTGCCGCCGCCGGCGGTGAACGCGCGTTCGTGGGTGCTCGTCGATGCGACCAGCAACCAGATCCTCGCGTCGGGCAATCCCGACGAACGCGTCGAGCCCGCATCGCTGACCAAGCTGATGACGGCGTACCTCGTGTTCGAAGCACTGCAGACGAAAAAGATCACGATGGACCAGACCGTGATGCCGAGCGACGCGGTGCGCCGTGTACGCAACGACGAGTCGCGGATGTTCATCGAAGCGAACAAGCCGGTGACCGTGCACGACCTCGTGTACGGGATGATCGTGCAGTCGGGTAACGATGCAGCGATCGCGCTGGCGGAGCTCGTTGGCGGCAGCGAATCGCAGTTCGTCACGATGATGAACACGGAAGCGCAGCGTCTCGGCATGAAGGGTACGCATTTCGCGGACGTGAACGGCATGCCCGATCCGCAGCACTACACGACGGCCGGCGATCTCGCGCGGCTGTCCACGCGGCTGATCCGCGACTTCCCCGACTACTACAGCATCTTCTCGGTGAAGGAGTTCACGTATAACAAGATCAAGCAGCCGAACCGCAATCGTCTGCTGTGGCTCGATCCGACCGTCGACGGTCTGAAGACCGGCCACACGCAGGCCGCCGGCTACTGCCTGATCGCGACCGCGAAGCGTTCGCTGCCGGGTACGCCCGATGCGTCGCGCCGTCTCGTCACCGTGATGATGGGCGAGGAGAAGGAACACGACCGCGTGCAGGACAGCCTGAAGATGCTGAACTACGGCTACAGCGCGTACGACACGGTGCGTCTGTACAAGGCCGGTCAGACGATCGACACGCCGCGCGTCTACAAGGGTGCGCAAGACACGGTGAAGGTCGGCGTGAAGAGCGACCAGTTCATCACGCTGCCGAAGGGCGCGAGCGACAAGGCGAAGCCGCAGGTCACGCTGAACACGCCGCTGATCGCGCCGCTCGCGGATGGTCAGACGGTCGGTAGCGTGCAGCTCGTCGCCGATGGCAAGACGCTCGCGGAATTCCCGGTCGTCGCGTTGCAGGCGGTGCCGCAGGCGGGCGTCGTGGGCCGCGTGTGGGATTCGCTGATGCTGATGTTCAACAAGAAGAAGTAAGTCATGCTGTCCGGCGCCGCGCGTGGTGGTTTCACGCGCGGCGTCGTGCATTCAGGGAGCGAGGGATGACCCCCGAGAACGAATCACTTATCGAATACCCGTGCGACTTTCCGATCAAGGTAATGGGCAAGTCGCATCCCGATTTCACCGACACGATCGTGACGGTGATCCGTCAGTTCGACGGTGACTTCGATCCGACCGGAATCGAAACGCGGCCGTCGAGCGGCGGCAACTACACCGGCCTTACGGTGACCGTGCGCGTGCTGAACCGCGAGCATCTGGACAGCATCTATCTCGCGCTCACCGGGCACCCGATGGTGAAGATCGTTCTCTGAACGTCGAAGGTTACCGATCCTACTCGCGGGGCGCGCTCAGCGTCCCGCCTGCAGCGCGCCTTTCGAGATGCGCGTCGCGGTGATCGTCGGGCCTTCCGCGCAGGCCCGTTCGAACAGCAGCCGGAACCGCCCGACCTCGTCGAATACCCACTGACGAAACGCCTGCACCCGCTCGGTGTGCAACGTCTGCTGCGGACACAGAAAGTAGTACTGCCACGGGCTCGGCCCATCGATATCGAACAGCCGCACCAGCCGGCCCGCCGCGATCTCGTGCATCGCGAGCGAGCGCCGCGTGAGCGCGACGCCCTGGCCGTCGATCGCTGCCTGCAGCAGGTTCGACGAATCCTGATACAGCACGCCGCGCTTCGGCTCCGGCCACGCGTTCAATCCCGCCGCATCGAACCACGGACGCCATAGCTCGTCGTCCGAGCGCAGCAATGGCACGTTCGCGAGATCGGCGGGCGTTTTCGGCAGCTTGCCGCCGTTGAAGTTCGGTGAGCACGCGGGAAAGAAAATCTCCTCCAGCAGCAGCTCCGCATGCAGGCCCGGGTATTTGCCATAGCCGAAGCGGATCGCGATATCGATGTCGTCGCGCGCGAAATCGGCGAGCGCGTTGGTGGACAGCAGTTCGAGATCCCACTGCGGATTCGCCTCGATGAAGCTGCCGATGCGCGGCGTCACCCAGCGCGCGGCGAACGACGACAGCATCGATACGACGAGCCGCCGTTCGCGATCGCCGGCGCGAATGGCCTGAGTGGCTTCGGCGAGCGTTTCGAGCGCGGCGCGCACCTGGCCCGCGTAGCGACGACCGATGTCGGTGAGCCGCACGCGCTTGCCGTCGCGCGCGAACAGCGCGACGCCGAGTTCGGCTTCGAGCGCGCGGATCTGATGGCTGACCGCGCCGTGGGTGACGAAAAGTTCGTCGGCGGCACGCGAGAAGCTCTCGTGACGGGCGGCGGCCTCGAACGCCTTGATCGCGTTCAGTGCGGGGAGTTGTCGCAGATCCATCGCAATTTGGCTCACATAGACGTGAAAATTGATCGTTTGGCGTAAACCCTTGATGCGCCTACGATTGTAAGCGTCAAACAAGCATTAGCGGAGGCGGTCATGCGAGAAATTTCTTCTAGTATCACGTTCGAAATCCGGCCGGGTGAAACGGTGCCGATGAGGGTCGAGCGCAGCACGCGGCTCGCGGTGACATGCAACCCGATCTGGGTCACGCGCAGCGACGATACGCGGGACTACTGGCTCGAACCGGGTCATACGCTGCATCTGCGGCGCGGTGAGCGGCTGTGGCTGAGCGCCGAAGGCGGTCCGACGGCGCGGGTCGCGTTCGCGGTGCCCGCACGGGCGGATCAGAAGGTTCTCAACTGGCTCGGACGGATGGGCGAGCGCTTCGGTCTGCATTTCAAGGACGGCTGGCGCGCGGTTTGAGTCCGATGAAATGCGCGGTGGTCCGCATCGACCACCGCGACGGTCGGCCGGCGAGGCGCGACGGTTTTCGGTAAACTGCCGGAACTATGTGCGCTTCGCCGGTTTCTTCTTCTCCTTCGCCGTCCTCTCCGATTCCCGCCGAGGTCGTGCCCGTCACGGCCGTCGCGGCCCGTCCGCCGCACGTCGAGTTGCGCTGGCGCGGCGTCGAGTCGTATGAAACCAGCTTCGACGCAATGCGCGCGTTCACCGACGCCCGCACCGCCGATACCTCCGACGAAATCTGGCTCGTCGAACATCCCCCCGTCTTCACGCTCGGCCAGGCCGGCGATCCTGCTCATCTGCTCGCGGCCGACAGCGGCATTCCTCTGGTGAAAGTGGACCGCGGCGGACAGATCACGTATCACGGGCCGGGGCAGGTTGTCGCCTATCTGCTGCTCGATCTGCGACGTCGCAAGTTGATGGTGCGCGAACTCGTCACGCGGATCGAACAGGGTGTGATCGATACCCTCGCGGCGTATAATCTCGCCGGAGAACGCAAGGCGGGCGCCCCCGGAATCTACGTGGCGCCAGGTCCGCAAGCGGGACCGCACGCAGGTGCGAAGATCGCGGCGCTCGGGTTGAAGATCCGCAACGGCTGCAGCTATCACGGCGTCAGCCTGAACGTGAACATGGACCTGCAGCCGTTTCTGGCCATCAATCCGTGCGGTTACGCCGGACTCGAAACAATCGATATGGCGACGCTCGGCGTCGCCGCCGGCTGGAACGACGTAGCCGGTACGCTGGCTGCCCAACTCACCGCAAACATCGACGGCAAATCCGCGGCCTCCGCAGCCGTTACCCAACCGCAGGCCGGCGTCGTTGCCGCCTGACTGGATCGAACGAATGACTGACGTT
It contains:
- a CDS encoding MlaD family protein; translated protein: MENKSHAFWAGLFTVGLLVAIALAAFLFNVDRSVRVPYDLIARTNVTGLYTDAAVRYRGLDVGKVQSIHFDRSHPGQIVIRIMVDTHAPITRSTFGSLGFQGVTGIAFIQLDDTGHDPEPLPSSLKSVAQLPMHPGLLDQLQERGDVLLRQLEKVAGDVDALLSDDMRKQLFATAASLQHAADGVTTLSQQMGPTVGKLPATLNQLDSTLASTNQLITSLNRPDGPFEMNLNKVGTAAQQAGVALGAMDSTLQELSARVSYDTLPRVNALSEDVRSAARSVDKAADSFSSNPRSVLFGAPRSAPGPGEPGFAWPGAATK
- a CDS encoding ABC-type transport auxiliary lipoprotein family protein, which translates into the protein MPRIFYRSFKSGGFLAVVLTAALLTGCGTPAAISDFRYDLGPGPALPPASVASLPTVKVLDVGAPETLDSDRLVYRLGYADKQRLASYANSHWTMAPAQLLTQRLRSALSSRGTVLTGADGVRAPVLKVDLQEFEQVFDGQSESHGAVTARATLIQSGKVIGQHTFVARAPASSPDAAGGAAALAAASNDLIGQVVAWLGVQPLVASQ
- a CDS encoding VanZ family protein: MSDKPWQRRPSALARQALWLYAALIVYGSWYPFSGWRSLGLGPFDYLNDPLPQYLTAFDVVTNVLGYMPFGALCVLAVYPRRRGASAIAIAFVLGALLSSVMEAVQTYLPTRVASNLDLSANALGALLGAALMSPATGALLDRGALRRLRFLWLERDAAALVGLTALWPFATMFPAPLLFGLGDWPRTLWLRFDSTMQDALLAWAPVTWHVASWPAALGAALPDDAWEAIVTALNLFAACALASLPIRPRAPRIRLLLALVVLTLFVKAGATFLQSQSGLAFDWATPGALAGLAIGTVVGLCSLVLPAAWRATLAAAALAVSLVCVNLLPVNPYFDVVLADWRQGRYLHFNGLARWLAWTWPYAMLVWLAFSAERAWLTRQRAAR
- a CDS encoding (2Fe-2S) ferredoxin domain-containing protein, with product MDSFFKYHVFFCLNQRDPGAERPSCANCNSQAMQEYAKKRVKQLGLAGLGQVRINKSGCLDRCEEGPTIVVYPEGTWYTYVDESDIDEIVDSHLANGKIVERLLIDR
- a CDS encoding alpha/beta hydrolase translates to MNVHTQKFLIDGPVGKIEVALDLPDAVRDNDNAAAPRGIALVAHPHPLFGGSMDNKVAQTLARTLVQLGYVTYRSNFRGVGETQGEHDAGHGERDDLLALLDYMRAQPGQAELPLVLAGFSFGTFVVSHVAKQLLDAGKSIERIVMVGTAASRWDVVPVPENTLVIHGENDDTVPVQSVFDWARPQELPVIVIPGAEHFLHRKLHILKRIIVDAWR
- a CDS encoding D-alanyl-D-alanine carboxypeptidase family protein; the protein is MRFSTAGFPSLSSSSVSRVVTLGVLVPALLVTSTAFAAKTTSAAKAAEAKVAAVPAAPVTTTGGQLPPPAVNARSWVLVDATSNQILASGNPDERVEPASLTKLMTAYLVFEALQTKKITMDQTVMPSDAVRRVRNDESRMFIEANKPVTVHDLVYGMIVQSGNDAAIALAELVGGSESQFVTMMNTEAQRLGMKGTHFADVNGMPDPQHYTTAGDLARLSTRLIRDFPDYYSIFSVKEFTYNKIKQPNRNRLLWLDPTVDGLKTGHTQAAGYCLIATAKRSLPGTPDASRRLVTVMMGEEKEHDRVQDSLKMLNYGYSAYDTVRLYKAGQTIDTPRVYKGAQDTVKVGVKSDQFITLPKGASDKAKPQVTLNTPLIAPLADGQTVGSVQLVADGKTLAEFPVVALQAVPQAGVVGRVWDSLMLMFNKKK
- a CDS encoding DUF493 family protein gives rise to the protein MTPENESLIEYPCDFPIKVMGKSHPDFTDTIVTVIRQFDGDFDPTGIETRPSSGGNYTGLTVTVRVLNREHLDSIYLALTGHPMVKIVL